The Altererythrobacter sp. Root672 genome includes a window with the following:
- a CDS encoding autotransporter assembly complex protein TamA, which produces MVRLAARTSTSSHKEGRALRRALTALAASASLICSPSLAQNTNASPELETLIPDEAVANPEAWAQQGVPPDETVVEDAPELQADSPLAEMPLVDVPWPEDAEPVEIAPLEPEEDIQFVDFTDLLPDLNKDGTQVAMGLEERISSEVVLVFPVDPMLFPERKEFVERFDALSTIERLDDDNNVGRLAAQAREDEALLNRMLRIYGYYDAVVLRSIGDIEPGAETAESRPTVRFEIAPGTQYRVGAVDLGNLAQAGTDYQVLRDTFEVVTGDPLLSDKIVEERFDLDEALGEGGYPFAAIKDPELLVDHARTEGDLTMLVTPGGKYRFGTVTSNVPRLMSGKHLADIARFEPGDVYQRSLELDLRRAILATGLVGSVTMTPVETAAPANGEPGTVDIAVDMTPAKLRTISGRIGYGSGEGFKVEGAWEHRNMFPPEGMLRFRGTLGTREQFAGVTFRKNNFGGRDRILTVDAYANTQDYDAYEAETVSLVGTFERISTLLFQKSFSYSAGLELVATREQEKDANGDLGPPETFFIAAVPLFAQFDASDDLLDPRKGYRVGVRMSPEASRTNGVESYYLRGQVDATYYLQTSENLVLAGRVRVASIPGASLSAIAPSRRLYAGGGGSVRGYDYRGIGPRNSEGDPSGGRSLLELSAEARIQTGLLGGALGVVPFIDAGTVGEDPVPSFDEIKVGVGVGVRYNTGFGPLRIDVATPLNPGPNDGWIGVYVALGQAF; this is translated from the coding sequence ATGGTACGCCTGGCGGCCAGGACCAGTACAAGCTCGCATAAGGAAGGCCGCGCTCTTCGCCGGGCGCTTACGGCCCTTGCTGCATCTGCATCGCTGATCTGTTCGCCGTCCCTGGCGCAGAACACCAACGCCAGTCCCGAACTCGAAACGCTGATTCCAGACGAAGCGGTCGCCAACCCCGAGGCCTGGGCGCAGCAGGGTGTGCCGCCGGATGAGACGGTCGTCGAGGATGCGCCGGAACTCCAGGCCGATTCCCCGCTGGCCGAAATGCCGCTGGTCGACGTGCCGTGGCCCGAGGACGCGGAACCGGTCGAGATCGCCCCGCTTGAGCCGGAAGAGGATATCCAGTTCGTAGATTTCACCGACCTGCTTCCCGACCTCAACAAGGATGGCACGCAAGTCGCCATGGGGCTGGAGGAACGCATCTCATCCGAGGTCGTGCTGGTGTTCCCCGTCGATCCCATGCTGTTCCCCGAACGCAAGGAATTCGTCGAACGGTTCGACGCGCTGTCGACGATCGAGCGGCTCGATGATGACAACAACGTAGGTCGCCTGGCGGCCCAGGCCCGCGAAGACGAAGCTCTGCTGAACCGGATGCTGCGGATCTACGGATACTACGACGCTGTGGTTCTGCGTTCGATCGGCGACATCGAGCCCGGAGCGGAAACCGCCGAGAGCCGTCCGACGGTTCGCTTCGAGATTGCGCCCGGCACGCAATACCGCGTCGGTGCAGTCGACCTCGGCAACCTGGCCCAGGCCGGGACCGATTATCAGGTCTTGCGCGACACGTTCGAGGTTGTGACCGGCGATCCGCTGTTGTCCGACAAGATCGTCGAGGAACGCTTCGACCTCGACGAAGCCCTGGGCGAGGGCGGCTATCCGTTCGCCGCGATCAAGGACCCCGAACTGCTGGTCGACCACGCGCGGACCGAAGGCGACCTGACGATGTTGGTCACGCCGGGCGGGAAGTATCGCTTCGGTACGGTCACTAGCAACGTGCCGCGGCTCATGTCGGGCAAGCACCTGGCCGACATCGCCCGCTTCGAGCCGGGCGATGTCTACCAGCGCAGCCTCGAGCTCGACTTGCGGCGTGCGATCCTGGCGACCGGCCTGGTTGGCAGCGTGACCATGACTCCGGTCGAAACCGCTGCGCCGGCTAACGGCGAACCGGGCACGGTCGACATCGCCGTCGACATGACACCGGCCAAGCTGCGCACGATCTCGGGGCGGATCGGCTATGGTTCAGGTGAAGGGTTCAAGGTCGAAGGTGCCTGGGAACACCGCAACATGTTCCCGCCCGAGGGTATGCTGCGGTTCCGCGGTACCCTGGGTACGCGCGAACAGTTCGCCGGCGTCACCTTCCGCAAGAACAACTTCGGCGGTCGCGACCGTATCCTGACGGTCGACGCCTACGCCAACACGCAAGATTACGACGCCTACGAGGCAGAGACGGTATCGTTGGTCGGGACATTCGAGCGCATCAGCACGCTCTTGTTCCAGAAGTCATTCAGCTATTCAGCCGGCCTCGAACTGGTCGCGACGCGCGAGCAGGAGAAGGATGCGAACGGCGATCTAGGCCCGCCGGAGACCTTCTTCATCGCGGCGGTACCGCTGTTTGCGCAGTTCGATGCGTCGGACGATCTGCTCGATCCGAGGAAGGGCTACCGGGTAGGGGTGAGGATGTCGCCCGAGGCTTCGCGCACGAACGGCGTCGAGAGCTACTACCTGCGCGGCCAAGTCGACGCGACTTACTACCTCCAGACGAGCGAGAACCTGGTGTTGGCGGGCAGGGTGCGCGTCGCCAGCATCCCCGGCGCCTCGCTGTCGGCGATCGCTCCGTCACGGCGTCTCTATGCCGGCGGTGGCGGATCGGTGCGCGGCTACGACTACCGCGGCATCGGACCGCGCAACAGCGAAGGCGACCCGAGCGGAGGCCGCTCGTTGCTCGAACTGTCCGCAGAGGCGCGCATCCAGACCGGCCTTCTCGGTGGGGCGCTGGGCGTCGTGCCCTTCATCGATGCCGGCACGGTGGGCGAAGACCCAGTGCCGAGCTTCGACGAGATCAAGGTCGGCGTGGGCGTTGGCGTTCGTTACAACACGGGCTTCGGCCCGCTGCGTATCGACGTGGCCACCCCGCTCAACCCCGGACCGAACGACGGCTGGATCGGCGTCTACGTCGCCCTGGGGCAGGCGTTCTGA
- a CDS encoding arginyltransferase, which produces MTAPVRFPRFFVTSPAPCPYLPGKTERKVFTELKGPHAEALNDALGRIGFRRSQTVAYRPSCLDCQACVSVRVVAQEFEPASAQRRNMRDNDDLVITECRPWATSEQFELLQRYLSSRHPGGGMATMDEVDYADMVEHTAVSSFIIEYREPSPDGGQGRLIGACLTDRQGDGLSMIYSFYDPEHEVRTGLGNYIILDHIRRAKEESLAYVYLGYWVEGSQRMQYKIRYRPLERLGPAGWLRFSEGEQSALIDAVATSRREDAECVEGGSKDGTPGGQDQYKLA; this is translated from the coding sequence GTGACGGCCCCAGTTCGCTTTCCTAGGTTTTTTGTCACGAGCCCCGCGCCGTGCCCGTACCTGCCCGGCAAGACCGAGCGGAAGGTCTTCACCGAGCTCAAGGGCCCGCACGCTGAAGCGCTCAACGATGCGCTCGGCCGCATCGGCTTCCGCCGCAGCCAGACTGTCGCCTACCGGCCGAGTTGCCTCGACTGCCAGGCCTGTGTGTCGGTGCGAGTGGTGGCGCAGGAATTCGAGCCGGCGAGCGCACAGCGCCGCAACATGCGTGACAACGATGACCTGGTCATCACCGAATGCCGCCCGTGGGCCACGTCCGAACAGTTTGAACTGCTGCAGCGTTATCTCTCCAGCCGCCACCCCGGCGGCGGCATGGCGACGATGGACGAGGTCGATTACGCCGACATGGTGGAACATACGGCCGTTTCCAGCTTTATCATTGAATACAGGGAACCTTCGCCGGACGGAGGGCAAGGCCGCTTGATCGGTGCCTGCCTCACGGACCGGCAAGGGGACGGGTTGTCGATGATCTACAGCTTCTACGACCCAGAGCATGAGGTACGGACGGGGCTTGGGAACTACATCATCCTCGATCACATCCGCCGCGCGAAGGAAGAAAGCCTCGCTTACGTGTACCTCGGTTATTGGGTCGAGGGATCGCAGCGGATGCAATACAAGATCCGCTACCGCCCGCTCGAACGCCTCGGACCAGCGGGTTGGCTGCGGTTCTCCGAAGGCGAGCAATCAGCCCTCATCGACGCTGTCGCCACTTCACGGCGCGAAGATGCCGAATGCGTGGAAGGCGGCAGCAAGGATGGTACGCCTGGCGGCCAGGACCAGTACAAGCTCGCATAA
- a CDS encoding NAD(P)-dependent oxidoreductase: protein MTTSKRIAFLGLGVMGAPMAGHLARAGHRVTVYNRTGARAEAWVERHEGLDVHLAPTPAEAATGQDVVLTCVGNDNDLTEVVLGERGVLVAMTPGTLFVDHTTVSPATARSIATAAVERGLLALDAPVSGGQAGAENGKLAIMCGGSAEAMEAARPVIESYAARIVHVGEAGAGQATKAVNQICIAGVLGGLSEGLRFAQAADLDLDKVLEAISGGAAQSWQMVNRWKTMADDEFDFGFAIDWMRKDLAIALAEAKAHGLDLPLTSQVDSFYAQVQAMGGARQDTSALVRHLPKATA, encoded by the coding sequence ATGACTACAAGCAAGCGCATCGCCTTTCTCGGCCTGGGCGTCATGGGCGCGCCGATGGCTGGACACCTCGCACGGGCAGGCCATCGGGTGACGGTGTACAACCGCACTGGCGCGCGGGCCGAGGCCTGGGTGGAGCGGCACGAGGGGCTCGATGTCCACCTCGCGCCGACCCCGGCCGAAGCTGCGACGGGACAGGACGTGGTGCTGACCTGCGTCGGCAACGACAACGACCTGACGGAGGTCGTGCTCGGCGAACGAGGCGTGCTGGTCGCGATGACGCCCGGCACCTTGTTCGTCGACCACACCACCGTCTCGCCAGCGACGGCGCGCTCTATTGCCACCGCCGCCGTCGAACGCGGTCTGCTCGCGCTCGACGCGCCGGTATCGGGCGGACAGGCCGGGGCGGAGAACGGCAAGCTGGCGATCATGTGCGGCGGTTCGGCCGAGGCGATGGAGGCGGCGCGCCCTGTGATCGAAAGCTACGCGGCGCGGATCGTGCACGTCGGCGAAGCTGGGGCCGGCCAGGCGACCAAGGCGGTCAACCAGATCTGCATTGCCGGTGTCCTCGGCGGGCTCTCCGAAGGACTGCGCTTTGCCCAGGCGGCCGATCTCGACCTGGATAAGGTGCTTGAAGCCATCTCCGGCGGCGCGGCGCAAAGCTGGCAGATGGTGAACCGCTGGAAGACCATGGCGGACGACGAGTTCGACTTCGGCTTCGCGATCGACTGGATGCGCAAGGATCTCGCGATCGCCTTGGCCGAAGCGAAAGCGCACGGCCTCGACTTGCCGCTGACCTCGCAGGTCGACAGCTTCTACGCGCAGGTCCAGGCGATGGGCGGCGCCAGACAGGATACGAGCGCGCTAGTGCGTCATTTGCCCAAGGCCACCGCATGA
- a CDS encoding threonine ammonia-lyase, translating to MTGTETLEANLDIADVRAAAERIVGAVVRTPTMHSKTLSKITGAEIWLKFENQQFTAAYKERGALNALLLMDPEQRARGVIAASAGNHSQGLSYHGSRLGVPVTIVMPRTTPTVKVMQTESVGGNVVLEGETFDEANAYARSMEKQLGLTFVHPFDEPNVAAGQGTVALELLEDAPEIETLVVPIGGGGLISGMGTVAKAQGRPIEVIGVQAELYPSAYSRFKGEELECGGDTLAEGIAVKEPGVFTSRIIEKVVDDIVLVKESNLEQAVALLLQIEKTVVEGAGAAGLAAVLAHRERFAGKKVGLVLCGGNIDTRLLANVLLRDLARSGRLARLRISLQDRPGALLKVMQEFDAHHVNILEIYHQRIFTNLPAKGLVTDIECEARDREQLDKLVGALRARGYSVSHVELN from the coding sequence ATGACCGGGACGGAAACGCTCGAGGCGAACCTCGATATCGCCGATGTACGCGCCGCAGCAGAGCGGATCGTTGGAGCAGTCGTGCGCACGCCGACCATGCACAGCAAGACGCTGTCCAAGATTACCGGCGCCGAGATCTGGCTGAAGTTCGAGAACCAGCAGTTCACCGCGGCTTATAAGGAACGCGGCGCGCTCAATGCGCTGCTGCTGATGGATCCGGAACAGCGCGCGCGGGGCGTGATTGCGGCTTCGGCCGGCAATCACTCGCAGGGCCTGTCCTACCACGGCTCGCGCCTCGGCGTGCCGGTGACGATCGTCATGCCGCGCACCACGCCGACCGTCAAAGTCATGCAGACCGAGAGCGTTGGCGGCAACGTCGTGCTCGAAGGTGAGACGTTCGACGAAGCCAACGCCTACGCGCGGAGCATGGAAAAGCAGCTCGGCCTGACCTTCGTCCATCCGTTCGACGAACCGAACGTGGCGGCCGGGCAGGGCACAGTGGCTCTCGAATTGCTCGAAGACGCTCCCGAGATCGAGACGCTCGTCGTGCCGATTGGCGGGGGCGGGCTGATCTCCGGCATGGGCACTGTCGCCAAGGCGCAGGGCCGACCGATCGAAGTCATCGGCGTCCAGGCCGAACTCTATCCCTCGGCCTACAGCCGCTTCAAAGGCGAAGAGCTCGAATGCGGTGGTGACACGCTGGCCGAAGGCATCGCGGTCAAGGAACCGGGCGTCTTCACCTCGCGGATCATCGAGAAGGTCGTGGACGACATCGTCCTCGTCAAAGAGTCCAACCTGGAGCAAGCCGTCGCCCTGCTGCTGCAAATAGAAAAGACCGTCGTCGAAGGCGCCGGTGCCGCTGGCCTTGCCGCGGTGCTCGCCCATCGGGAACGGTTCGCCGGCAAGAAGGTCGGCCTGGTGCTGTGCGGTGGCAACATCGACACGCGCCTGCTCGCGAACGTCTTGCTGCGTGACCTGGCCCGCTCAGGTCGCCTCGCGCGGCTGAGGATCTCGCTGCAGGATCGCCCTGGTGCGCTGCTTAAGGTGATGCAGGAATTCGACGCGCATCACGTTAACATTCTCGAGATTTACCACCAGCGGATCTTTACCAATCTGCCGGCCAAGGGCCTCGTCACCGACATCGAATGCGAGGCTCGCGATCGCGAACAGCTCGACAAGCTGGTCGGCGCTTTACGGGCGCGCGGCTATTCCGTTAGTCACGTCGAACTGAACTGA
- a CDS encoding translocation/assembly module TamB domain-containing protein yields the protein MSDGEILPEGPAEPVPVRRRNWFVRLARWLFGGVLVLLLLLAVAIAWLHTGSGRQFIVDRLSRVAPASGLRIEVGRIEGSVLWSSTLYDVKFRDANGTLFLQVPEVDLNWRPHRFLFSGLDVRHLVLHRGTLYAVPKLLPGDPDAPILPNFNIRVDRFVIDDLKVSKGLLGDERTVDFRARADIRNGRVLLDSDGELGGGDKFKLLVDAEPDGNRFDLDLDYRAPAGGLLATMVGAEEDVRARIVGDGTWTAWTGAFVVNHGGDIITALRIHNHSGRYKVVGQARPGGFVTGLPAAALGEVVSLAAVGTLENSVLDGSVALRGKGVSIDGEGGIDLGENEFNQLKVSAALLDSQLFGPGLTLDDATAVATFDGPFRPLASPLELRVGKMDVGGTVFTGLVQNGIVAYDGTRWLLPLDASVQRITSGNAMIDPRLVNGTLRGTVTLAGSDLRSDNLALRFPGLTADLTLRGDIARGGYALAGPVEARGITLQNLGTIDAGAQIRFSICKGVPWRLAANFTGRMPRVTNATLANIAGTNIRFSGGVQLGAGRPIDFDRTTLTASKLTLTLDGRVEAGRTTLAGSGRHVEYGPFTVEARLEGDGPHATLVFASPFPPAGLKDVRVALSPTPNGFRIETDGQSTLGAFDGLLNLTMPARGPTQIGIEHFTVAQTTLAGTLALGSGGVSGDLTLMGGGLDGTLALAPREGGQGFDVNLAANNATFSGATPISINQASIQASGVIGGGGWTVNGNVRAAGVSYGTLFIGRLGARAEIVNGQGQFDAAITGRRDRRFDLQMTGTVSPERIMVAARGNYAGRDIVMPRRAVLIASRDGGWDLQQTQLSFGRGFAIVEGHFGGTEPMHGRLAVADMPLSVIDLAGTELGLGGTASGIIDFGSGPNGVPTGEMRVMVDNLTRSGLVMSSRPIDLALVARLSPTLMQARAVVKEDGVVRGRLQGRIANLPETGSLNERLYNGDLFAQLRYDGPADALWRLSTIELLDLTGRIQVAADVTGSLGNPLLRGSLAGDDLRIQVAMTGSDIRNVRARGRFSGPRLQLTSFSGTAPNGGAVSGSGYVDLARISASRGPQIDVRLAMRRAEVVNLPNMGATITGPMRIVSSGVGGTIAGRLSVEEARWAFGAAESTERLPNITTREINFPPDRRAPTGPAAPWRFLIDVNAPGGIEVDSMGLDSEWSANIQLRGTTEDPRIGGVARVVPRQGFYSFAGNRFELTRGVIDFDVNGPIDPLIDIVAETNVDNLSVTVTIKGNASRPEIAFNSVPALPEEELLSRLLFGDSITNLSATDALQLGAAIASLQGGGGMDPINQLRKSIGLDRLRIVAADPAMNRGTAIALGKNIGRRFYGEIVTDGQGYNATSLEFRLTNWLSLLATINTIGRGSIAGVVSHDY from the coding sequence ATGAGCGACGGCGAGATCCTTCCCGAAGGACCGGCCGAGCCCGTTCCGGTGCGCCGCAGGAACTGGTTTGTGCGACTTGCGCGCTGGTTGTTCGGCGGTGTGCTGGTGCTGCTGCTGTTGCTGGCTGTCGCAATCGCCTGGCTCCACACCGGTTCGGGCCGGCAGTTCATTGTCGATCGGCTGTCGCGAGTGGCCCCGGCCTCGGGCCTTCGGATCGAGGTTGGGCGAATAGAAGGCTCGGTCCTGTGGAGCTCCACGCTCTATGACGTGAAGTTCCGCGACGCCAACGGCACCCTGTTCCTCCAGGTCCCCGAAGTCGACCTCAACTGGCGACCGCACCGGTTCCTGTTCAGCGGCCTCGACGTGCGCCATCTCGTGCTTCATCGCGGCACACTCTACGCGGTGCCGAAGCTGCTCCCGGGCGATCCCGACGCGCCGATCCTGCCCAACTTCAACATTCGCGTCGATCGCTTCGTCATCGACGACCTCAAGGTGTCCAAAGGGCTTCTTGGGGATGAGCGAACCGTCGACTTCCGCGCCCGAGCCGACATCCGCAATGGCCGAGTCTTGCTTGATTCCGATGGAGAGCTGGGCGGCGGAGACAAGTTCAAGCTACTGGTCGACGCCGAGCCTGACGGCAACCGGTTCGACCTCGACCTCGACTATCGTGCTCCAGCAGGCGGCTTGCTCGCTACAATGGTCGGGGCCGAGGAGGATGTGCGGGCTCGGATCGTCGGGGATGGCACCTGGACCGCCTGGACCGGCGCTTTCGTGGTCAACCACGGCGGCGACATCATCACGGCGCTGCGCATTCACAACCACAGCGGCCGATACAAAGTTGTCGGCCAGGCGAGGCCGGGCGGGTTCGTCACCGGCCTTCCCGCCGCGGCGCTCGGCGAGGTGGTTTCGCTCGCCGCGGTGGGCACGCTTGAGAACAGCGTGCTCGACGGCAGCGTGGCACTGCGAGGCAAGGGCGTCAGCATCGACGGCGAAGGCGGCATCGACCTTGGCGAGAACGAGTTCAACCAGCTCAAGGTGAGCGCTGCGCTGCTGGACTCGCAACTGTTCGGCCCAGGCCTGACGCTCGACGATGCGACGGCAGTGGCGACATTCGACGGTCCCTTCCGGCCCCTCGCGTCCCCACTCGAGCTGCGCGTGGGCAAGATGGACGTGGGCGGCACCGTGTTCACCGGGCTCGTCCAGAACGGCATCGTGGCCTACGACGGGACGCGCTGGCTGCTGCCGCTCGATGCCTCGGTCCAGCGGATCACCAGCGGCAACGCGATGATCGATCCACGCCTGGTCAACGGCACTCTGCGGGGCACGGTGACGCTGGCCGGAAGCGACCTCAGGTCAGACAACCTCGCGCTGCGCTTCCCCGGCTTGACGGCGGACCTCACGCTTCGCGGTGACATTGCCCGCGGCGGATACGCCCTGGCGGGGCCAGTCGAGGCGCGGGGCATCACGCTGCAGAACCTCGGCACGATCGACGCCGGCGCGCAGATCCGCTTCTCGATCTGCAAGGGCGTGCCATGGCGGCTGGCGGCGAACTTTACCGGGCGGATGCCGCGCGTGACCAACGCAACGCTGGCGAACATCGCGGGCACCAACATTCGCTTCAGCGGCGGGGTGCAACTCGGTGCGGGGCGGCCGATCGACTTCGATCGTACGACCCTGACGGCGAGCAAGCTCACACTCACGCTCGACGGTCGCGTCGAAGCGGGCCGCACTACGCTTGCCGGTAGTGGCCGGCACGTCGAGTACGGGCCCTTCACGGTAGAGGCGCGGCTCGAAGGCGATGGGCCGCACGCGACGCTGGTCTTCGCCAGCCCGTTCCCGCCCGCCGGGCTAAAGGACGTTCGCGTGGCGCTGTCGCCCACGCCGAACGGCTTCCGCATCGAGACCGACGGCCAGTCGACGCTCGGCGCGTTCGATGGCCTGCTCAACCTGACGATGCCGGCGCGTGGGCCGACGCAGATCGGTATCGAGCACTTCACTGTCGCCCAGACCACTCTGGCCGGCACCCTCGCACTCGGCTCTGGCGGCGTGAGCGGCGATCTCACGCTAATGGGTGGCGGGCTCGACGGGACGCTTGCTCTCGCTCCGCGGGAAGGCGGGCAAGGCTTCGACGTCAACCTGGCGGCCAACAACGCGACGTTCTCGGGCGCGACCCCAATCTCGATCAATCAGGCGAGCATCCAGGCGAGCGGCGTGATCGGCGGAGGTGGCTGGACCGTAAACGGCAACGTCCGCGCCGCTGGGGTCAGCTACGGCACGCTGTTCATCGGCCGGCTCGGCGCCAGGGCGGAGATCGTCAACGGCCAGGGCCAGTTCGACGCGGCGATTACCGGTCGGCGGGACCGACGTTTCGACTTGCAGATGACCGGGACCGTCTCGCCCGAGCGGATCATGGTGGCGGCTCGCGGCAACTACGCTGGCCGTGACATCGTCATGCCGCGCCGCGCGGTGTTGATCGCCTCGCGCGATGGCGGCTGGGACCTGCAGCAGACGCAGCTCAGCTTCGGCCGGGGCTTTGCCATCGTCGAAGGGCATTTCGGCGGCACTGAGCCGATGCACGGCAGGCTGGCGGTTGCTGACATGCCGCTGTCCGTGATCGATCTCGCAGGCACCGAGCTCGGCCTTGGCGGGACCGCGTCGGGCATCATCGACTTCGGCAGCGGACCCAACGGTGTGCCGACCGGCGAGATGCGAGTCATGGTCGACAACCTCACGCGCTCGGGCCTGGTCATGTCCTCGCGTCCGATCGACCTCGCACTGGTCGCGCGGCTCTCGCCAACACTGATGCAGGCGCGGGCCGTGGTTAAGGAGGACGGAGTGGTCCGCGGTCGACTGCAGGGCCGCATCGCCAACCTACCCGAAACCGGAAGCCTGAACGAACGGCTCTACAACGGCGATCTGTTCGCCCAGCTGCGCTACGACGGGCCAGCCGACGCGCTCTGGCGTCTGTCGACGATTGAGCTGCTCGACCTCACCGGTAGGATCCAAGTGGCGGCCGATGTGACCGGGAGCCTGGGAAATCCGTTGCTGCGCGGGTCGCTGGCGGGTGACGATCTGCGGATTCAGGTCGCCATGACGGGGTCCGACATCCGCAACGTCCGTGCTCGCGGCCGCTTCTCGGGACCGAGACTCCAGCTTACGAGCTTCTCCGGTACCGCGCCCAATGGCGGTGCGGTCAGCGGAAGCGGCTATGTCGACTTGGCGCGGATATCCGCTTCACGCGGCCCTCAGATCGATGTGCGTCTGGCGATGCGCCGGGCCGAAGTGGTCAACTTGCCCAACATGGGCGCAACGATCACCGGCCCAATGCGGATCGTTTCGAGCGGCGTGGGCGGGACGATTGCCGGCCGGCTCAGCGTTGAAGAGGCTCGCTGGGCGTTCGGCGCGGCAGAGTCGACCGAGCGCCTGCCCAACATCACCACGCGTGAGATCAACTTCCCGCCCGACCGCCGCGCACCTACTGGCCCGGCTGCACCGTGGCGTTTCCTGATCGACGTCAACGCCCCTGGCGGGATCGAGGTCGACAGCATGGGTCTCGACAGCGAATGGAGCGCCAACATCCAGCTGCGCGGTACCACCGAGGATCCGCGCATTGGCGGGGTGGCGCGCGTTGTTCCGCGGCAGGGCTTCTATTCGTTCGCCGGAAACCGCTTCGAACTGACGCGCGGCGTGATCGACTTCGACGTGAACGGGCCGATCGACCCACTGATCGACATCGTCGCCGAAACCAACGTCGACAATCTATCGGTGACCGTGACCATCAAGGGCAACGCCAGCAGGCCGGAGATTGCGTTCAATTCGGTACCGGCATTGCCCGAGGAAGAGCTGTTGTCGCGGCTACTGTTCGGGGATTCGATCACCAACCTTTCGGCGACCGACGCGCTCCAACTCGGTGCCGCAATCGCCTCGCTGCAGGGTGGCGGAGGGATGGATCCGATCAACCAGCTGCGGAAGTCGATCGGGCTCGACAGGCTGCGCATCGTGGCGGCGGATCCGGCGATGAACCGCGGCACGGCGATCGCGCTCGGCAAGAATATCGGCCGCCGCTTCTATGGTGAGATCGTGACCGACGGCCAGGGCTACAACGCCACTTCGCTTGAGTTCCGCCTGACCAACTGGCTGTCGCTGCTGGCCACCATCAACACGATTGGCCGCGGCAGCATCGCCGGTGTGGTCAGCCACGACTACTGA